A genomic region of Leptolyngbya sp. NIES-2104 contains the following coding sequences:
- a CDS encoding sigma-70 family RNA polymerase sigma factor produces MDTMKVYLDQIGRIPRLTPAQEIELGRQVQRLEKLYELRQPTLEQWQKAANLSAEELQSAIAQGERAKRRMIEANLRLVVSIAQHFQNRNLELSDLIQEGNLGLQRSVEKFDPSKGYRFSTYAYWWIRQAISRAIAQKSRSIRIPIHLTEKLSQIYKVQRSLSQSLGRTATITEIAQALSMSSIEVREALLAVRRSVSLDVPINDQNTNLGDLLPDEGELPDETVLRSMLREDLLNLLGLLPVKQREVMALRFGLEDGEALSLAQAGRRMNCSRETVRSLEKAAMKTLQQHKVRLQEYVLV; encoded by the coding sequence ATGGATACGATGAAGGTTTACCTCGATCAGATTGGACGAATTCCGCGTTTAACTCCAGCGCAGGAAATTGAACTCGGTCGGCAAGTGCAGAGATTAGAGAAGCTTTATGAACTTCGACAACCCACACTTGAACAATGGCAAAAAGCAGCGAATCTATCAGCCGAAGAGTTACAAAGCGCGATCGCACAAGGAGAACGCGCCAAACGCAGAATGATCGAAGCCAACTTACGATTAGTTGTTTCGATCGCTCAACACTTCCAGAATCGCAATCTAGAACTCTCAGATTTGATCCAGGAAGGTAACTTAGGATTGCAGCGCAGCGTTGAAAAGTTTGATCCGTCGAAAGGCTATCGATTTTCGACTTATGCTTACTGGTGGATTCGTCAGGCGATCAGTCGAGCGATCGCACAAAAAAGCCGTTCGATTCGGATTCCAATTCATTTGACTGAGAAACTGAGTCAGATTTACAAAGTTCAGCGATCGCTGTCTCAGTCGTTGGGCAGAACTGCAACGATTACAGAAATTGCTCAAGCGCTTTCAATGAGTTCGATTGAAGTTCGAGAAGCTTTATTAGCCGTTCGTCGTTCAGTCTCTCTAGATGTTCCGATCAATGATCAAAACACGAATTTGGGTGATTTGTTGCCGGATGAGGGAGAGTTACCGGATGAAACGGTACTGAGATCGATGTTGCGAGAAGATTTATTGAATTTACTCGGACTGTTGCCTGTTAAACAGCGCGAAGTGATGGCTTTGCGGTTTGGATTGGAAGATGGAGAAGCTTTGAGTTTGGCTCAAGCAGGTCGAAGAATGAATTGCAGTCGGGAAACAGTGCGATCGCTCGAAAAAGCCGCGATGAAAACATTGCAGCAGCACAAAGTGCGATTGCAGGAATATGTTTTGGTATAG
- a CDS encoding GNAT family N-acetyltransferase, translating into MEIVKLARSQTLEASKTLSDAFSRDPVVGHFLTDEPAEKLKALQAIALKLIHYCESHNQIYTTSDSVKGIAMWLPPEASSFSLTELWRLAASGALTIPFYMRWDRIVQAISFMVEEMMQRGQRREPHWYLAMLGVGSQYQGQGIGGQLLQPILERADREKLPCYLETSTEGAVGFYQRQGFEILHVGKVGNQLPYWTMKRTPSV; encoded by the coding sequence ATGGAAATTGTGAAATTGGCGCGATCGCAAACGTTAGAAGCCTCGAAAACGCTGAGTGATGCGTTTAGTCGTGATCCAGTAGTTGGGCACTTTTTGACAGATGAGCCAGCGGAAAAACTCAAAGCACTGCAAGCGATCGCGCTAAAGCTGATTCATTACTGTGAGTCACACAATCAGATCTATACAACTAGCGATTCTGTGAAAGGCATTGCAATGTGGTTGCCACCGGAAGCGTCTTCTTTTTCGTTGACTGAACTGTGGCGTTTAGCAGCATCGGGAGCATTGACGATTCCGTTTTACATGCGTTGGGATCGGATTGTTCAAGCGATATCATTCATGGTTGAAGAAATGATGCAACGCGGACAACGACGAGAGCCACACTGGTATCTAGCCATGTTGGGAGTTGGATCTCAGTATCAAGGTCAAGGCATTGGTGGACAGTTACTTCAGCCGATTCTAGAACGTGCCGATCGCGAAAAGTTGCCTTGCTATTTGGAAACTTCCACTGAAGGTGCAGTGGGATTTTATCAGCGTCAAGGATTTGAAATTCTGCACGTTGGAAAGGTTGGGAATCAGTTGCCTTACTGGACGATGAAGAGAACCCCAAGCGTGTGA
- a CDS encoding ABC exporter membrane fusion protein: MSLDLFLKPKNRLWVVVGLATLVTGGTSFYIVSQFSPKPAAQPVETAPTVKRIAALGRLEPASEVVKLSAPIALDGDRVSQILVKQGDRVQKGQVIAILDSRDKLQDALNQAREQVRVAEAKLAQVRAGAKSGEIEAQQATITRLQADRSGEIAAQAAEINRWEAEVRTAQAEFDRFNKLYQQGAIAASNLDSKRLALDTARSQLRQAQVKQNQAANSLEAQLSEARANLDRIAEVRPVDVEPVETEVRSAIAAMKRAETELEQAYIRAPIAGQILKVHTRAGEKISNSGIADLAQNDQMVAVAEVYQSDIANVKVGQNAVITGQGFEGELQGKVSAVGLLVNQQEVFSNQPGENLDRRVVEVKIRLTPEASQQVSGLTNLQVQTAILLN; encoded by the coding sequence ATGAGCCTTGACCTTTTTCTAAAGCCAAAGAATCGTCTCTGGGTTGTTGTTGGACTTGCAACTTTAGTGACAGGTGGAACATCGTTCTATATTGTTTCTCAGTTTAGTCCGAAGCCTGCCGCACAACCTGTCGAAACTGCTCCAACTGTGAAAAGAATTGCTGCACTAGGACGGCTTGAGCCTGCTTCTGAAGTGGTGAAACTATCTGCACCGATCGCATTAGACGGCGATCGCGTTTCTCAAATCTTGGTCAAACAAGGCGATCGCGTTCAGAAAGGTCAAGTGATTGCCATCTTGGATTCACGCGATAAGCTCCAAGATGCACTGAATCAAGCGCGTGAACAGGTTCGAGTTGCAGAAGCAAAACTAGCACAAGTCAGAGCAGGCGCAAAGTCTGGAGAGATTGAAGCGCAGCAAGCAACGATTACGAGGTTGCAAGCCGATCGCTCTGGAGAAATTGCGGCTCAAGCAGCAGAAATCAACCGCTGGGAAGCTGAAGTGAGAACGGCACAGGCGGAGTTCGATCGATTTAACAAGCTCTATCAACAAGGCGCGATCGCAGCTTCTAATTTAGACAGTAAGCGGTTAGCTTTAGATACGGCGCGATCGCAACTCAGACAAGCGCAGGTTAAACAAAATCAAGCTGCGAATTCACTCGAAGCACAGTTGAGTGAGGCAAGAGCAAACCTAGATCGAATTGCGGAAGTTCGCCCGGTGGATGTGGAGCCAGTTGAAACAGAAGTGAGAAGTGCGATCGCGGCAATGAAACGGGCAGAAACGGAACTCGAACAAGCTTACATTCGTGCTCCGATCGCAGGTCAAATTCTTAAAGTTCATACTCGTGCAGGTGAAAAGATTAGCAACTCTGGAATTGCAGATTTAGCGCAAAATGATCAGATGGTTGCTGTGGCGGAAGTCTATCAGAGTGACATTGCCAATGTGAAAGTTGGACAGAATGCAGTGATTACGGGACAAGGCTTTGAGGGAGAATTGCAGGGGAAAGTTTCGGCGGTTGGATTGTTAGTGAATCAACAAGAGGTATTTAGTAACCAACCAGGAGAAAACCTCGATCGACGAGTGGTAGAAGTGAAGATTCGCCTCACGCCGGAAGCAAGTCAACAAGTTTCAGGATTGACTAATTTGCAAGTTCAGACCGCGATTTTGCTGAACTAA
- a CDS encoding TetR/AcrR family transcriptional regulator, whose amino-acid sequence MPKIVDHDRYRKELLLKSFDLLAEKGYAAITMRQIAQGLGVSTGTLYHYFPSKEALFEQLVEELCEVDILNFSSRLTGKDLTEQTIAGFALFEEHRDYFLKQTLLMTDFYQHQRREGKDVGDVFKRVCDQAEKTMSVILGIDDPQILMLMMSLVDGLLMQELYGHRRVDYQSQAKLLSEMLTLYFEKHQLTPKNYEP is encoded by the coding sequence ATGCCTAAGATTGTTGACCACGATCGCTATCGCAAAGAACTATTGCTCAAGTCGTTTGATTTGTTAGCTGAGAAAGGCTATGCCGCGATTACGATGCGACAGATTGCCCAAGGATTAGGAGTTTCGACCGGGACACTGTATCACTACTTTCCGAGTAAGGAGGCATTGTTTGAACAGTTAGTCGAAGAGCTTTGCGAAGTTGATATTCTCAATTTCTCTAGTCGATTAACTGGGAAAGATTTGACCGAGCAAACGATAGCAGGATTTGCATTGTTTGAAGAACATCGTGACTATTTTCTGAAGCAAACTTTGCTGATGACGGACTTTTACCAACATCAGCGACGGGAAGGAAAAGATGTGGGTGATGTCTTCAAACGAGTGTGTGACCAAGCCGAAAAAACAATGTCTGTCATTCTCGGTATTGATGATCCTCAGATCTTGATGTTGATGATGAGCTTGGTCGATGGATTGTTGATGCAAGAGCTATATGGGCATCGAAGAGTCGATTACCAATCACAAGCAAAATTACTGTCAGAAATGCTGACGTTGTACTTCGAGAAACATCAACTGACACCGAAAAATTATGAGCCTTGA
- a CDS encoding nucleotidyltransferase family protein, with translation MTFAPDDGWSLFDLMNLQRELESILGRPVDLLEKRDLKNPFRRSEVLRTHQVIYVAS, from the coding sequence GTGACTTTTGCACCGGATGATGGTTGGTCGCTGTTTGATTTGATGAATTTACAGCGAGAACTGGAATCAATCCTGGGTAGACCTGTTGATTTACTTGAAAAACGGGATCTCAAAAATCCGTTTCGTCGTTCTGAGGTTCTCCGGACTCATCAGGTAATTTATGTCGCAAGTTAG
- a CDS encoding sulfate/molybdate ABC transporter ATP-binding protein yields MGIVVQDVSKRFGNFQAVEQVSLEIKSGSLVALLGPSGSGKSTLLRLISGLESPDSGRIFLTGEDATDRSVQDRNIGFVFQHYALFKHLTVRKNIAFGMQIRKYPPDKVKKRVDELLDLVQLAGLGDRYPSQLSGGQRQRIALARALAVEPKVLLLDEPFGALDAKVRKDLRAWLRRLHDEVHVTTVFVTHDQEEAMEVADEIVVMNKGKVEQIGTPANVYDHPATAFVMSFIGPVNVLPSSSRIFQNNGFDSAHPEMFLRPHDVVVETSPNGSTVAARVSRLIHLGWEIQAELTLDDGQVVTAHLTRDRFDELKLSPEQRVYVKPKDAKSFPLYYSI; encoded by the coding sequence GTGGGTATCGTAGTACAGGACGTTTCTAAACGCTTTGGGAATTTTCAGGCAGTCGAGCAGGTGAGTCTGGAAATTAAGAGTGGTTCGCTGGTCGCGCTGTTGGGTCCATCGGGGTCAGGAAAATCCACGCTGCTACGGTTAATCTCAGGATTAGAAAGCCCGGATTCCGGTCGAATTTTTTTGACAGGTGAGGATGCTACCGATCGCAGTGTGCAGGACCGCAATATTGGTTTTGTGTTCCAACACTATGCCCTCTTTAAGCATCTCACAGTCAGAAAGAATATCGCCTTTGGAATGCAAATTCGCAAATACCCGCCCGATAAGGTGAAAAAACGGGTCGATGAACTGTTGGATTTGGTGCAATTGGCGGGATTGGGCGATCGCTATCCATCTCAACTTTCCGGGGGTCAACGGCAGCGGATTGCACTGGCGCGGGCGTTGGCAGTTGAACCGAAAGTGTTACTGCTCGATGAACCGTTCGGGGCGCTAGATGCGAAGGTTCGGAAAGATCTGCGGGCTTGGTTGCGCCGACTGCACGATGAAGTGCATGTGACGACGGTGTTTGTGACGCATGACCAAGAAGAAGCGATGGAAGTCGCAGATGAAATCGTGGTGATGAATAAAGGCAAGGTGGAACAGATCGGAACGCCTGCGAATGTTTATGATCATCCCGCGACTGCGTTTGTGATGAGCTTTATTGGTCCCGTGAACGTGTTGCCGAGTTCGTCGCGAATTTTTCAGAACAACGGCTTTGATTCGGCTCATCCTGAAATGTTCTTGCGTCCGCATGATGTGGTGGTCGAAACGTCTCCGAATGGTTCAACGGTTGCGGCACGAGTGTCTCGATTGATTCACTTAGGTTGGGAAATTCAGGCGGAATTGACGCTCGATGATGGTCAGGTGGTGACGGCACATTTAACCCGCGATCGCTTTGATGAATTGAAGCTTTCTCCAGAGCAGCGCGTTTACGTCAAGCCGAAAGATGCAAAATCGTTTCCGCTGTACTATTCGATTTAA
- the ribH gene encoding 6,7-dimethyl-8-ribityllumazine synthase, with amino-acid sequence MTIFEGTFSQTDALRFAIVVGRFNDLVTTRLLEACQDCLKRHGINPDPQGSQVDYAWVPGAFELPMVARRLAMTGRYDAVICLGAVIKGQTPHFEHVSSEVSKGIAAASFQTGVPVIFGVLTTDNMQQALERAGIKSNLGWEYAMSAIEMASLMRQMPNGAESNGFGNTLSPSSIPHHTLSAAHAEEHH; translated from the coding sequence ATGACTATTTTTGAAGGAACGTTCTCTCAGACTGATGCTCTACGATTTGCGATCGTCGTCGGTCGCTTTAATGATTTGGTAACGACGCGCTTGCTTGAGGCGTGTCAAGACTGCTTGAAGCGGCACGGAATTAACCCCGATCCGCAGGGTTCGCAGGTCGATTATGCTTGGGTTCCAGGTGCGTTTGAATTGCCGATGGTGGCACGTCGGTTGGCGATGACCGGTCGATATGACGCAGTGATTTGCCTCGGTGCTGTGATCAAAGGACAAACGCCTCACTTTGAGCACGTTTCGTCTGAAGTGTCGAAAGGAATTGCGGCAGCAAGCTTTCAGACGGGCGTTCCAGTGATCTTCGGAGTGCTGACGACGGACAACATGCAGCAAGCACTCGAACGGGCTGGGATCAAGAGTAACCTCGGTTGGGAATATGCGATGAGCGCGATCGAAATGGCAAGCTTGATGCGCCAGATGCCCAATGGTGCAGAAAGTAACGGATTTGGTAACACGCTCTCACCGTCCTCGATTCCGCATCACACGCTGTCGGCTGCCCATGCCGAAGAGCATCACTAA
- the psbZ gene encoding photosystem II reaction center protein PsbZ produces MTFIFQLALLALVLFSFVMVIGVPVAYASPQNWDTSKKLLYLGSGIWFILVITVGVLNYLVI; encoded by the coding sequence ATGACCTTTATTTTCCAACTGGCACTGTTGGCATTAGTGCTTTTTTCGTTCGTAATGGTAATCGGCGTTCCCGTCGCTTACGCTTCCCCGCAAAATTGGGACACATCCAAAAAGTTGCTGTACCTCGGTTCAGGCATTTGGTTCATTCTAGTGATCACTGTGGGTGTTTTGAATTATCTCGTGATCTAA